A single Bacillus sp. HMF5848 DNA region contains:
- a CDS encoding U32 family peptidase, with translation MVTVKHDTISKIVDGKRVIVKKPELLAPAGNLEKLKIAVRYGADAVFIGGQEYGLRSNADNFTHEEMAEGVRFAEKYDAKIYVTTNIFAHNENMDGLDEYLQGLEHAGVHGIIVADPLIIETCRRVAPKLEVHLSTQQSLSNWKAVQFWKEEGLERVVLARETSAEEIKEIKEKVDIEIEAFIHGAMCIAYSGRCVLSNHMTARDSNRGGCCQSCRWDYDLFKIEDNNETALFSEQDAPFAMSPKDLKLIESIPRAIELGIDSLKIEGRMKSIHYVATVVSVYRKVIDAYCADPDNFVIKREWLEELDKCANRDTAPAFFEGVPGYKEQMFGNHSKKTTYDFVGLVLDYNEDTKVVTLQQRNHFKPGDEVEFFGPELNENFTTSIDTIWDEDGNELDAARHPLQIVQFKVDQKLYPYNMMRKGY, from the coding sequence ATGGTGACTGTAAAACATGACACTATTTCAAAAATAGTAGACGGTAAACGAGTAATTGTGAAGAAGCCCGAGCTTCTTGCACCAGCGGGGAATTTAGAAAAATTGAAAATTGCGGTTCGCTATGGTGCTGACGCTGTTTTTATTGGAGGACAGGAGTATGGTCTTCGCTCCAATGCAGACAATTTTACACATGAAGAAATGGCGGAAGGTGTCCGTTTCGCTGAGAAATACGATGCCAAAATTTATGTTACGACCAATATTTTTGCTCATAATGAAAATATGGACGGACTTGACGAATACTTGCAAGGACTAGAGCATGCAGGTGTACATGGTATAATCGTGGCGGATCCACTAATTATTGAAACATGTAGACGTGTAGCACCTAAGTTAGAAGTTCATTTGAGCACACAGCAATCCTTATCGAACTGGAAAGCAGTACAGTTCTGGAAAGAAGAAGGGTTAGAACGTGTTGTATTAGCACGTGAAACAAGTGCGGAAGAAATAAAAGAAATTAAAGAAAAAGTGGATATTGAAATTGAAGCATTTATACACGGAGCAATGTGTATCGCATACTCTGGGCGATGTGTGTTAAGTAACCACATGACAGCACGTGACTCAAACCGTGGCGGCTGTTGTCAGTCTTGCCGATGGGATTACGATTTATTTAAAATCGAAGACAATAACGAGACAGCTTTATTTTCAGAACAAGATGCGCCATTCGCTATGAGTCCTAAGGATTTAAAGCTGATAGAATCTATTCCAAGAGCAATTGAGCTAGGTATCGATAGCTTAAAAATTGAAGGACGAATGAAATCTATTCACTATGTAGCAACGGTTGTCAGTGTGTATCGCAAGGTTATTGATGCATATTGCGCAGACCCAGATAACTTTGTTATTAAGCGTGAATGGCTTGAAGAATTAGATAAATGTGCGAACCGTGATACGGCACCGGCCTTTTTTGAAGGTGTTCCAGGGTATAAGGAGCAGATGTTTGGAAATCATAGCAAAAAAACAACGTATGATTTTGTTGGTCTTGTATTAGACTACAACGAAGATACTAAAGTTGTAACATTGCAGCAAAGAAATCACTTTAAGCCTGGTGATGAAGTCGAATTTTTCGGGCCAGAGCTTAACGAGAATTTCACCACTTCTATTGACACTATTTGGGACGAGGATGGGAATGAGCTTGATGCTGCTCGTCATCCTTTGCAAATTGTTCAATTTAAAGTAGATCAAAAACTCTACCCATATAATATGATGCGAAAGGGATACTAG